In one window of Leptospira sp. WS92.C1 DNA:
- a CDS encoding SRPBCC family protein: protein MASHTYPELDPKLDLVLERIVDVPRELVWAAWTTPEHILKWFTPAPWKTIDCEIDLRPGGMFRTTMQSPEGVDFPNLGCFLEVIPNEKLSWTDALQPGFRPSPDPAHAFGFFTAIITLEAHGTGTKYTATAIHGNEVNRKKHEEMGFHEGWGIALDQLVALVKKMGH, encoded by the coding sequence ATGGCATCTCATACTTATCCCGAGTTGGATCCTAAATTGGACTTGGTTCTCGAAAGAATCGTGGACGTTCCGCGCGAATTGGTCTGGGCAGCGTGGACGACTCCGGAACATATCTTGAAATGGTTTACCCCTGCGCCGTGGAAGACCATCGACTGTGAAATCGATCTACGACCCGGGGGAATGTTTCGTACTACGATGCAGTCTCCGGAAGGAGTTGATTTTCCGAATCTGGGTTGTTTTCTCGAAGTGATTCCAAACGAAAAACTTTCCTGGACCGATGCGTTGCAGCCGGGCTTTCGTCCTTCTCCGGATCCGGCACATGCGTTCGGATTTTTTACTGCGATCATTACTTTGGAAGCTCACGGCACCGGCACCAAATACACGGCAACTGCCATCCATGGAAACGAAGTAAATCGCAAAAAACACGAGGAAATGGGTTTTCACGAAGGTTGGGGAATCGCATTAGATCAGCTCGTCGCCCTTGTCAAAAAAATGGGACATTGA
- a CDS encoding polyprenyl synthetase family protein — MKASILKDSLIRKFDKKLDAIIREDLKILAEIKSYTIRSGGKRIRPILHYCLCQLLGYDGKSWLDVGAIAELIHAASLLHDDVVDEAPTRRGQQSVGAKFGNKTAILTGDYLLACGIDHLNGLGYPALMDLFTQVIKDLSVSELIQMEWEKNPKITLEIYNRVVYGKTASLFGAVSSAAGVLSEISEKEKKKLGQFGIDLGSFFQKKDDAIDYFSPASKSGKVPLKDFYNGLYTYPVLLLLEKADKNDKKLIHSLFAKTERSQGDGVVILSLLSRYQIREQMDLEFKTITDGLIKFLNGFPDSGIRNLLKEQILKLLEE; from the coding sequence GTGAAAGCGTCTATACTCAAAGATTCTCTAATTCGGAAGTTCGATAAAAAACTGGATGCAATCATCCGGGAGGATTTGAAAATTCTCGCCGAGATCAAATCCTACACGATTCGCTCCGGTGGAAAACGGATTCGTCCGATTCTCCACTACTGTCTTTGCCAGCTTTTGGGTTACGATGGTAAATCCTGGTTGGATGTGGGCGCGATCGCCGAGCTGATTCACGCCGCGAGCCTGCTTCATGACGACGTCGTGGACGAGGCTCCAACCAGACGAGGGCAACAAAGTGTAGGCGCTAAGTTCGGAAATAAAACCGCGATTCTTACGGGAGATTATCTGTTGGCTTGCGGAATCGATCATCTGAACGGTCTCGGATACCCCGCATTGATGGATCTTTTTACCCAGGTGATCAAGGATCTTTCCGTTTCCGAACTCATTCAGATGGAATGGGAAAAAAATCCTAAAATTACATTAGAAATCTATAATCGAGTTGTTTACGGTAAAACGGCTTCCTTGTTCGGAGCGGTCAGTTCCGCTGCGGGGGTTCTTTCCGAAATTTCGGAAAAGGAGAAAAAGAAACTAGGACAGTTTGGAATCGATCTTGGTTCTTTTTTTCAAAAGAAAGACGATGCGATCGATTATTTTTCTCCTGCGAGTAAAAGCGGTAAGGTTCCTTTAAAGGATTTTTATAACGGTCTTTATACGTATCCCGTTCTTCTTTTACTCGAAAAGGCGGATAAGAACGATAAAAAATTGATTCATTCTTTATTTGCGAAAACGGAAAGATCTCAAGGGGACGGTGTGGTGATCCTCAGTCTTCTTTCTCGTTATCAAATTCGAGAACAAATGGATTTGGAATTTAAAACCATCACGGACGGTTTGATTAAATTTTTAAACGGCTTTCCGGATTCAGGAATTCGCAATCTCTTAAAAGAACAAATTTTAAAACTATTGGAAGAATAA
- a CDS encoding transglutaminase-like domain-containing protein — MPSSDSYFDSLSFPPDKLEEKFYQLEFSSSEEKVQIIREIADMVPWQFRISESVEEFKDPTLRVFARSISSIVHLERINSRYMALAGKGHVNDYGDLEEAVFLLSSVGDPDASYHEFKIYLDQLALRVEELCDLNQEYVSEELKVHFLTRVLSSEENFQGNNDQYDDPNNSFVTRIVRTRKGIPISLSAIYLLVAQRLSLPLYGVNMPLHFLLHFDSPDYETFIDPFHGGVLLDKSTCIRFLEANSFTPSERYFTRASTLSIIKRMYRNLIHIYRKEQFRDMEDILSRQLLILENKLKA, encoded by the coding sequence ATGCCTTCATCTGATTCTTACTTCGATTCTCTTTCCTTTCCCCCCGATAAGTTAGAAGAAAAATTCTATCAGTTGGAATTTTCGAGTTCAGAAGAAAAAGTTCAGATCATTCGTGAGATTGCGGACATGGTTCCTTGGCAATTTCGAATCAGCGAATCCGTTGAGGAATTTAAGGACCCGACTTTAAGAGTTTTTGCGCGTTCTATTTCTTCGATCGTGCATTTGGAACGTATTAATTCGCGTTACATGGCTCTCGCGGGTAAGGGACACGTGAACGACTATGGTGATTTGGAGGAAGCAGTCTTTCTTCTTTCCAGCGTCGGCGATCCGGACGCATCCTATCATGAATTTAAAATCTACTTGGATCAGCTTGCTCTCAGAGTCGAAGAGCTTTGCGATTTGAATCAAGAATACGTTTCGGAAGAACTAAAAGTGCATTTTCTCACGAGAGTTCTTTCTTCGGAGGAGAATTTTCAGGGAAACAACGATCAATATGACGACCCCAACAATTCTTTTGTGACTCGGATCGTTCGGACTCGAAAGGGAATTCCGATTTCCTTATCCGCAATTTATCTTCTCGTAGCACAAAGACTTTCGCTTCCCTTATACGGGGTCAACATGCCTCTTCATTTTTTGCTTCATTTTGATTCTCCGGACTACGAGACCTTTATCGATCCGTTTCACGGCGGGGTTCTCCTGGACAAATCGACCTGCATTCGATTTTTGGAAGCCAATAGTTTTACTCCGAGTGAAAGATACTTCACTCGAGCGAGCACCCTTTCTATCATCAAAAGGATGTATCGAAATCTCATTCATATCTATCGTAAGGAACAGTTTCGGGATATGGAGGATATTCTTTCTCGTCAGCTTTTGATTCTTGAAAACAAACTCAAAGCCTGA
- a CDS encoding transketolase: MDDIKELKNFANELRKSVIRMVTAANSGHPGGPLGLADIYAVLYKKILNHKPSNPEWEERDRLILSNGHVCAIRYAAMAHSGYFPVEELLTFRKLSSRLQGHPSTRYMKGIESSSGSLGQGLSVSVGLALGARLKKQNHRIYTCISDGECGEGMTWEAAQSAVHYKLDNLIAFMDKNGIQIDGFTKDVMNLEPLNKKFLSFGWNVLEADGHDIGQILSAFEKAKLHKGSPTIILFNTVLGKGVSFMENNPGWHGTPPKPEEEKKALEELAALFV; the protein is encoded by the coding sequence ATGGACGATATCAAAGAACTCAAGAATTTTGCAAACGAGCTCAGAAAGAGCGTGATCCGGATGGTGACCGCCGCCAATTCAGGTCACCCGGGCGGTCCTTTGGGGCTGGCCGATATCTATGCGGTTCTATATAAGAAAATTCTAAATCATAAACCGTCCAATCCGGAATGGGAAGAAAGAGATCGTTTGATTCTTTCCAACGGACATGTTTGCGCGATTCGATACGCCGCGATGGCTCATTCCGGATATTTTCCGGTGGAAGAGCTTTTGACGTTTCGTAAACTCTCCAGCAGACTCCAAGGGCATCCCTCCACACGTTATATGAAAGGGATCGAAAGCTCTTCCGGCTCGCTTGGACAGGGACTTTCTGTTTCCGTGGGACTTGCACTCGGTGCCAGATTGAAAAAGCAAAATCATAGGATCTACACTTGTATATCGGACGGGGAATGCGGAGAAGGAATGACCTGGGAAGCGGCTCAATCCGCTGTGCATTACAAATTGGACAATTTGATCGCTTTTATGGATAAGAATGGGATTCAGATCGACGGTTTTACCAAAGACGTTATGAATCTTGAGCCCCTCAACAAGAAATTTCTTTCCTTTGGCTGGAACGTTTTGGAAGCGGATGGTCATGATATCGGACAGATTTTGTCCGCTTTTGAAAAAGCAAAACTTCACAAAGGCTCTCCTACAATCATTTTATTTAATACTGTTCTTGGAAAAGGTGTTTCCTTTATGGAAAACAATCCGGGATGGCACGGAACTCCTCCAAAACCGGAAGAAGAAAAGAAAGCTTTAGAAGAATTAGCCGCTCTTTTCGTTTAA